A region from the Cydia fagiglandana chromosome 23, ilCydFagi1.1, whole genome shotgun sequence genome encodes:
- the LOC134675774 gene encoding uncharacterized protein LOC134675774 codes for MTSPQVVVNELLAFIQNATVTLDETSIVQISKSSFQEEDICSGKALLYQTLGKADEMPSRRRDGGVKSLRDIISVFKGTDSSNMPSFVAKDLHRLPVVSLDHVDVSRLLKDIIFLKDSLAEMQAKLEVSNNTISELRSELALIRSASSECRSDNSSIAVCHVARNASIGGFESANLDASAIAEQATADPRPAARPSTSPGTRTSRESTLTPKRSYAATAAKPPAVSKSKQRPKKGVQSLREPVHKDRSQLTLKESGCDRDGFKKVERRKKSARPNQCGTAPTGPNHLLRPATPTTLLYVSRLHYLTKVEEIVKIGASTNMPHRCQCGVMVKNLDHHGLSCSRSAGSIPRHASLNDVTLVSAEVPAVLEPNGLARVDRKRPDGETLVPWSMGRPLVWDATCVDTLVPSYYSRHQSWRWCGRFLDR; via the exons ATGACTTCACCACAAGTCGTAGTCAACGAGTTGTTGGCATTTATTCAAAATGCCACCGTGACTTTGGATGAGACCAGCATCGTGCAGATCAGCAAGTCCAGCTTCCAGGAGGAGGACATATGTAGTGGCAAGGCGCTGCTCTACCAGACGCTCGGCAAAGCCGACGAAATGCCATCACGACGAAGAGATGGAGGCGTGAAGAGTCTACGGGACATCATCTCGGTGTTCAAGGGGACCGATTCATCAAACATGCCCTCTTTCGTGGCGAAGGACCTACATCGGCTACCTGTCGTCTCGTTGGACCATGTTGACGTTTCCAGGCTGCTAAAGGATATAATTTTCCTGAAGGACAGTCTGGCTGAAATGCAGGCTAAGTTGGAGGTATCGAACAATACCATCAGTGAATTACGTTCTGAATTAGCGTTAATACGTAGTGCTAGTTCGGAATGTAGGTCAGATAACTCTAGCATAGCCGTGTGTCACGTTGCGCGGAATGCGTCCATCGGCGGTTTCGAGTCCGCAAATTTGGATGCGTCGGCGATTGCTGAGCAGGCGACCGCTGACCCGCGCCCCGCCGCCCGCCCGTCTACGTCACCGgggacgcgcacgtcacgcgagAGTACGTTGACCCCAAAACGTTCGTACGCTGCCACTGCCGCTAAGCCGCCTGCTGTGTCCAAGTCTAAGCAGCGGCCGAAGAAAGGGGTGCAGAGCCTTCGTGAACCTGTTCACAAGGATCGGTCACAGCTGACTCTAAAAGAGTCCGGATGCGACAGAGATGGCTTCAAGAAGGTGGAGAGGAGAAAGAAGTCAGCTCGTCCGAATCAGTGCGGTACCGCACCGACTGGACCTAACCATTTGCTGCGTCCTGCAACACCGACGACGCTGCTGTATGTGTCCCGATTACACTACCTTACGAAGGTCGAGGAGATCGTGAA AATAGGGGCATCAACAAACATGCCCCACCGGTGCCAATGCGGAGTTATGGTGAAAAATCTGGACCACCACGGCCTCTCATGCAGCCGTAGCGCTGGAAGTATCCCCCGCCACGCCAGTCTCAACGACGTCACCCTTGTCAGTGCCGAGGTACCGGCGGTCCTCGAGCCCAACGGTCTGGCCAGGGTCGATCGCAAGAGGCCTGACGGAGAGACGCTGGTGCCTTGGAGTATGGGCCGGCCACTTGTCTGGGACGCTACGTGTGTAGATACTCTGGTACCGTCCTATTATTCCAGGCACCAAAGTTGGCGCTGGTGCGGCCGCTTCCTCGACCGATAG